The window ACAATGGAGTCATAGCGCGAGATGGTCAGCTTCTCGCGCAGCACTTCCACCAGCGCATTAGGCATGTCGCGCTGATAGACAAAGCGTACCGGTTCGGCGGTCAGGCGCTGTTTCAGGCTGGATGACATCAGCTCCATCAGGCTTGATTCCATCTCATGCACCAGATCGTATTCGGCGTCGCGGGTCATCTTCATTGAATAGGCGTTCAGCATGTCGTAATCGAAGAAGCCTTTGAAGATGTCATCCAGGCAGTAGCGCAGAATATTATCCAGCAGGATCATCGGCTTGCGGCGGCGCGGCGCTTCCGGCGGCAGGTTCACGAAGCGTGGTACTTTATCCGAAGGAATTTCCAGCAGCGCATAGCGAATCGAATCGCCGCGAATAATCTCCACCGCCAGGTAGGTATAGTCATCTTTCAGGAACTGAACCAGATCCGTTTCGCGGTTAATCAAAATCGGCGTGATGTGCTGGCGCAGATAGTGCTTGAAGTAGTGGCGCAGCCAGACCTGCTGATTGGCCGACAGCTGACGTTCGTTGATCAGGAAGATCTGATTGCGCGCCATCTCCAGCAGGAGCTCATTATACAGGCCGTCGAACTCCTGGTCGGCCTTTAACACCCGGGACTGGATTTTGCCCAGCAGATGGCGAGAGTGCGAATTTGAGCCCTGTTCTTCGCTGATGATAATGCGCCGCTTTAGCTCAGCGAAACGTACTTTATAGAATTCATCAAGGTTATTGGAATAGATGCCTAAGAAACGCATCCTTTCAATCAACGGGTTTGATTTATCCGCCGCTTCCTGGAGCACGCGCTCGTTGAACGCTAACCAGCTCAGTTCTTTTTCGATGTATAGCTTTTCCTGACCCATTAATACCTATACTCCGTTTTATTCACGGGACACTGCCTGATCATTATGGCGAGCAATGCTCTCAGATGTCCAACTGTGCCAGAAAAGTATGACGATAAACTGTTTGATAACATAAAGAAGGGAAGAAGAGTAGGCCGGAGGGTTGAGGGCTGACTTCCGGCCTGTGAAGAGAAGTTATGATTCGTCAGACGCATATCCCTGCGGCGGCAGCGGCTGGCCGTCGAGCCAGGCGGCGTTGTCGCGCATCTTCAGACGTCCTTCCACAAACCAGCGGATGACGAGCGGATAAATCGTGTGTTCCTGCGCCTGAACGCGAGCGGTGATCTCATCTTCATCATCGCCCTCGAATACCGGTACTTTGGCCTGCAAAATGACCGGGCCGCCATCCAGTTCGTCAGTCACAAAATGCACCGAGGTGCCGTGCTCTTCATCGCCATTTTCCAGCGCCTGGCGATGGGTATGCAGGCCGGGATATTTCGGCAGCAGGGAAGGGTGGATGTTCAGCAGGCGTCCAGCGTAATGGGCAACGAACGCCGGGCTCAGAATACGCATAAAGCCGGCCAGCACCACCACATCAGGCGCGTAGGCGTCAATTTCCAGCATCAGTTCGCGATCGTAGGCGTCGCGGCTGGCAAACCGATCGGCAGTCAGCGTATGGGTCGCAATACCCGCTGTTCTGGCACGCTCAAGGCCGAACGCGTCGGCCTTGTTGCTGAATACTGCCCGGAGGGTGCCTTTGATCTTCTTCTCTTTACAGGCATCAATGATCGCCTGCAAATTGCTTCCGTTACCGGAAATAAGCACCACAATATTCATTATTCGATAACCACGCGCTGTTCGGCATCAGATGCCCTGATATGACCGATTTTCCACGCATTTTCACCTTTTGCCCGCAGCAGAGCCAGCGCATTATCCACTTCGCTTGCCGGCAGGGCGATAATCATCCCGACTCCGCAGTTAAAGGTACGATACATTTCGTGCTGGCTGACGTTGCCGGCGTTTTGCAGCCAGTTAAAGACGGCTGGCCACTGCCATGACGATTCGTTGATGACCGCCTGGGTGCTGTCCGGCAGAACGCGCGGAATATTTTCCCAGAAGCCGCCGCCGGTCAGGTGCGCAATGGCGTGTACGTCGGCCTTCTCGATCAGTTCGAGAATCGATTTCACATAGATGCGGGTCGGCGCCAGCAGGTGATCGGCTAACGGCTTGCCGTCGAGATCGGTTGTTTGCGGATCGCAACCGCTGACTTCCACAATTTTGCGCACCAGCGAATAGCCGTTGGAGTGCGGGCCGCTGGAGCCCAGCGCAATCAGCACATCGCCATCGGCAACTTTAGAGCCGTCGATAATTTCTGACTTTTCCACTACTCCGACGCAGAAACCAGCGACATCGTAATCTTCACCGTGATACATCCCCGGCATTTCTGCGGTTTCACCGCCTACCAGCGCGCAGCCGGATTGCAGACAGCCTTCAGCGATACCGTTAATTACGCTGGCAGCGGTGTCGACGTCCAGTTTGCCCGTCGCGTAGTAGTCGAGGAAAAACAGCGGCTCCGCGCCCTGTACCACCAGATCGTTGACGCACATCGCCACCAGATCGATACCAATGGTGTCATGACGTTTCAGATCCATCGCCAGACGCAGCTTGGTGCCCACGCCGTCAGTGCCGGAAACCAGTACCGGTTCACGATATTTTTGCGGCAACGCGCACAGCGCACCGAAGCCACCCAGCCCGCCCATGACCTCCGGGCGACGAGTTTTCTTCACTACGCCTTTGATTCGATCCACCAGGGCATTGCCCGCATCAATATCAACACCGGCATCTTTGTAGCTAAGAGAGGTTTTATCGGTCACTGCCTGGTTCCCCACGTTGTTTCTTGCGGTAAAAGTAAAATTCGGCGCAATTCTAGCAGGGAAAGCAAACGTTTGCGAGCCTGCTTTTCTCTCCGCTTTTCTGTTCACCCCGCACAGAATGCGGGCGTGTTTTATACTCATTACCCAGACGTATATCGCTTTGCTTGATCCATATCATGCATACGTTATGTTGCGCCCAGGGGGAAAAGCGGTATAATCCGGCGATTTTTTTGTGGTTGCCACTCGTCTGAGGAAAGGAGAAGAGTATGAAGATCGTGGAAGTCAAACACCCACTCGTCAAACACAAGCTGGGTCTGATGCGTGAAAACGACATCAGTACCAAACGCTTTCGTGAACTCGCCTCGGAAGTAGGCAGTCTGCTGACCTACGAAGCGACTGCGGGCCTGGAAACCGAAAAGGTCACCATTGAAGGCTGGAACGGCCCGGTTGAAGTCGACCAGATCAAAGGGAAAAAAATTACCGTCGTGCCTATCCTGCGCGCAGGTCTGGGGATGATGGAAGGCGTGCTGGAAAATGTACCGAGCGCGCGCATCAGCGTGGTCGGGATGTACCGCAATGAAGAGACTCTGGAGCCGGTCCCTTATTTCCAGAAGCTGGTTTCCAACATCGATGAGCGTATGGCGCTGATCGTCGACCCGATGCTGGCGACCGGTGGGTCGGTTATCGCTACCATCGACCTGCTGAAAAAAGCGGGCTGCAGCAGTATAAAAGTGCTGGTGCTGGTGGCGGCGCCGGAAGGTATCGCCGCGCTGGAGAAAGCGCATCCGGATGTGGAACTGTACACCGCATCTATCGACCAGGGGCTGAACGAGCACGGATACATTATTCCGGGGCTTGGCGATGCCGGCGATAAGATCTTCGGTACTAAATAAATGAATAATTAATCATCAGCCGACTTTAAGAGTCGGCTTTTTTTTGAATAAAACAACTCAACTGCTAATAACAAAACCTGTTCAGAGGAAAACTTATGACACGCCGCGCTATCGGGGTGAGTGAACGACCGCCGCTTTTACAGACAATCCCGCTGAGTTTGCAACACCTGTTCGCCATGTTTGGCGCAACCGTGCTGGTGCCCGTTCTGTTTCATATTAACCCGGCTACCGTCCTGCTGTTCAACGGGATCGGTACGCTGCTGTATCTGTTTATCTGTAAAGGGAAGATCCCGGCCTATTTAGGGTCGAGCTTTGCCTTTATTTCGCCGGTTCTGCTGTTGCTGCCGCTGGGATACGAAGTGGCGTTAGGCGGCTTCATTATGTGCGGCGTGCTGTTCTGCCTGGTCTCTTTCATTGTGAAAAAGGCGGGAACCGGCTGGCTGGACGTCATGTTCCCGCCAGCGGCGATGGGCGCAATCGTTGCCGTGATTGGTCTGGAACTGGCGGGCGTCGCCGCCGGAATGGCCGGATTGCTGCCGGCGGAAGGACAGTCACCGGAGGCGAAAACCATTATTATCTCTATGGTGACGCTGGCGGTAACGGTGTTTGGCTCCGTTCTGTTCCGTGGTTTCCTGGCGATTATCCCGATCCTCATCGGCGTGCTGGCTGGTTATGCGCTGTCGTTCGCGATGGGCGTTGTCGATACCACGCCGATCGCCGAGGCGCACTGGTTTGCGCTGCCGACCTTCTACACACCGCGTTTTGAATGGTTTGCCATCCTCACCATTCTGCCTGCTGCGCTGGTGGTGATTGCTGAACACGTCGGCCACCTGGTGGTGACGGCGAATATCGTCAAAAAAGATCTGGTGCGCGATCCGGGCTTACATCGTTCGATGTTCGCTAACGGCCTGTCGACGGTGATCTCTGGCTTCTTTGGTTCCACGCCGAACACCACCTACGGCGAAAATATCGGCGTCATGGCGATCACCCGCGTGTACAGCACCTGGGTGATCGGCGGTGCGGCGATCTTCGCTATTCTTCTCTCCTGCGTCGGTAAACTGGCGGCGGCGATCCAGATCATTCCGCTGCCGGTGATGGGCGGGGTATCACTGCTGCTGTACGGGGTGATTGGCGCTTCCGGTATCCGCGTGCTGATCGAGTCGAAAGTCGACTACAACAAAGCGCAGAACCTGATCCTGACCTCGGTCATTCTTATTATCGGCGTCAGCGGCGCGAAGGTGCATATCGGCGCCGCGGAGCTGAAAGGCATGGCGCTGGCGACCATTGTCGGCATCGGTCTGAGCCTGATCTTCAAGTTGATCTCCGTCCTGCGTCCGGAAGAAGTGGTGCTGGATGCAGAAGACGCGGATACGCCGCAGCAGTAATGCAGAAACCGGGCAGTGATGCTGCCCGGTTCTATCACGACAGAATTCTGTGGTAAACTCATCGCGATTTTATGAAATCTGGGTTGAGGTATCTCTGAACACACCGGCACAGCTCTCTTTGCCACTTTATCTTCCCGACGACGAAACTTTCGCAAGTTTCTGGCCGGGGGATAACGCCTCTTTACTGGCCGCACTGCAAAACGTGCTGCGCCAGGAGCATAGCGGATACATTTATCTCTGGTCGCGTGAAGGCGCGGGCCGCAGCCATTTGCTGCACGCGGCGTGCGCTGAACTGTCGCAACGCGGCGATGCGGTGGGCTATGTGCCGCTGGACAAACGTACCTGGTTTGTCCCGGAAGTGCTTGATGGTATGGAACAGCTGTCGCTGGTCTGTATCGACAATATCGAATGCGTCGCCGGGGATGAACTGTGGGAAATGGCGATCTTCGATCTCTACAACCGTATTCTTGAATCCGGCAAAACGCGTTTGCTGATCACCGGCGATCGTCCGCCGCGTCAGTTGAATCTGGGGCTGCCCGATCTGGCCTCGCGTCTGGACTGGGGACAAATTTATAAGCTGCAGCCCTTGTCGGATGAAGACAAACTTCAGGCGCTACAGCTGCGTGCGCGCCTGCGTGGCTTTGAACTGCCGGAAGACGTGGGACGTTTCTTGCTTAAGCGGCTGGATCGCGAAATGCGTACGCTGTTTATGACGCTGGATCAGCTCGATCACGCCTCCATTACGGCGCAGCGCAAGCTCACCATTCCTTTTGTTAAAGAGATCCTGAAGCTTTAGCGGCACCGTCCCCGGTTTCGGGCCGATCTAATTCAGCTTCGCTGAGTCCCGTCACGTTGAGCACCAGCGACAGCGCAAGGCCGTTTTTCAGCAGTTCTTTTGCGATACGCAGCGCCGCCAGCTTTTTACCTTCCTCTATACCCTTTTCATGTCCTTCGTTTCTCAGATAATCCGCCAGCGTCATAATCGTCTCCCTGTATTCTGATGGTTGATTTGCCAGTGTCTGAAAAAAGCGTGCTGATCGTCTAATTTTCCATTTTCATAAATATAAAGCAATATCGTTTTGAGCTGCTAGTGTGTAATGTTCTTATGGTTAATTAATATTATTAATTTATCTGTTAATTCATTTAAATCGCGCAAGCGAATATGTTTTTGCAGTAATTCGAGCAGGGCAACCCGGCGATGCTGCATAATTTCGCTATCGGGTATCACGGTGATATCAACTAAAGGAAATGGGCTGTTATAAAACCATTCCGCCAGCGACGGGAGGGTAAAATCATCCAGCCAGCGCATGGAGTAAGGCCAGGGACTGACCAGACCGTGATAAAAGAGTACCGGAATGACTAGCGGTAGCTCATCGTGTCCGGCGTCAAGATGGCGCTGCATAGCGGCAATGGCGTAGCGCATCAGGCGAAAAGCCATATGCCGGTCAGGAGAGCTCTGGTGTTCAATTAACGCGTAAATATAACCCGTACCGGCGCGGGTCGTCAGCGAATAAAGAATATCAGAATAATACGCGCGCATCGTCTCTTCAATAAAGCTTCCGGACTCCAGGCGGAGCGTATTCAGGTCACAAATTTTATGCAGCGCGCGCGGGAGATGAATATCTAAAAAATCCCGCGCCGTTTCGGGGTGAGTTAAAAATTGTTTAAACACGGCATCATGCGGTGTCGGGGCGGCTTTTTTCTTCATGGCGTCCTTTTCCTGCTTTTATTAATATGCTGAAAACTACCATAAAGGAAAAGAAATAAACGACTGAGAGATTAAGGGTGCGAGACGCCTCGGAAAAATTCGTTAAGCGTGAAAAAAGAAGCGCCGCAGGGCGGCGCGTCATGATTAACGGATGATGTCCAGCACCTGCTCCGGCGGACGGCCAATGCGCGCCTGTCCGTTGGCGACCACAATCGGGCGCTCCATCAGTTTCGGATTCTCCACCATCGCCTGGATCAGATCGTCTTCCGTCAGTTTTTCGTCCGCCAGGTTCAGTTCTTTATAGAGATCCTCTTTCTGGCGCATCAGCTCGCGGGCGCTGGTCATCCCCAGCATTTGCAGCAGCTGGCGCAGCGTTGCCGCATCGGCAGGCGTCTCGAGGTAAAGCACCACTTCCGGTTCCACGCCGTTTGCCTGCAACAGGCTCAACGTTTCGCGACTCTTGGAACAGCGCGGATTGTGGTAAATTTTTACCGCTTCTGACATGACTTCTCCTTAGCATCGTTATCCGACAAATAGTTCAGGGCTACATTCTTGTGTAGGGTTTGAAGCGTTCCTGCAGCTGACGTAGCTGATCGATACGCGCATCATAGCGTGCCTGCTGCTGGCTACCCAGCTTCGCCTGCGAGCTGGCGCTGCTCAGCAGCGAAATCGCCTGATCGAGACGTCCCGCCAGCGCATAGCCTTCCGCACGCGCCGCCAGCTCCTGATCGCGATTATTCAATGCGGCCTGCGCCTGCGCCAGTAAATCCCAGCCGTTACTGTCGTCTTTATTATTGAAGGTGTAGCGGT is drawn from Citrobacter rodentium NBRC 105723 = DSM 16636 and contains these coding sequences:
- the purN gene encoding phosphoribosylglycinamide formyltransferase, which produces MNIVVLISGNGSNLQAIIDACKEKKIKGTLRAVFSNKADAFGLERARTAGIATHTLTADRFASRDAYDRELMLEIDAYAPDVVVLAGFMRILSPAFVAHYAGRLLNIHPSLLPKYPGLHTHRQALENGDEEHGTSVHFVTDELDGGPVILQAKVPVFEGDDEDEITARVQAQEHTIYPLVIRWFVEGRLKMRDNAAWLDGQPLPPQGYASDES
- the purM gene encoding phosphoribosylformylglycinamidine cyclo-ligase codes for the protein MTDKTSLSYKDAGVDIDAGNALVDRIKGVVKKTRRPEVMGGLGGFGALCALPQKYREPVLVSGTDGVGTKLRLAMDLKRHDTIGIDLVAMCVNDLVVQGAEPLFFLDYYATGKLDVDTAASVINGIAEGCLQSGCALVGGETAEMPGMYHGEDYDVAGFCVGVVEKSEIIDGSKVADGDVLIALGSSGPHSNGYSLVRKIVEVSGCDPQTTDLDGKPLADHLLAPTRIYVKSILELIEKADVHAIAHLTGGGFWENIPRVLPDSTQAVINESSWQWPAVFNWLQNAGNVSQHEMYRTFNCGVGMIIALPASEVDNALALLRAKGENAWKIGHIRASDAEQRVVIE
- the upp gene encoding uracil phosphoribosyltransferase — translated: MKIVEVKHPLVKHKLGLMRENDISTKRFRELASEVGSLLTYEATAGLETEKVTIEGWNGPVEVDQIKGKKITVVPILRAGLGMMEGVLENVPSARISVVGMYRNEETLEPVPYFQKLVSNIDERMALIVDPMLATGGSVIATIDLLKKAGCSSIKVLVLVAAPEGIAALEKAHPDVELYTASIDQGLNEHGYIIPGLGDAGDKIFGTK
- the uraA gene encoding uracil permease produces the protein MTRRAIGVSERPPLLQTIPLSLQHLFAMFGATVLVPVLFHINPATVLLFNGIGTLLYLFICKGKIPAYLGSSFAFISPVLLLLPLGYEVALGGFIMCGVLFCLVSFIVKKAGTGWLDVMFPPAAMGAIVAVIGLELAGVAAGMAGLLPAEGQSPEAKTIIISMVTLAVTVFGSVLFRGFLAIIPILIGVLAGYALSFAMGVVDTTPIAEAHWFALPTFYTPRFEWFAILTILPAALVVIAEHVGHLVVTANIVKKDLVRDPGLHRSMFANGLSTVISGFFGSTPNTTYGENIGVMAITRVYSTWVIGGAAIFAILLSCVGKLAAAIQIIPLPVMGGVSLLLYGVIGASGIRVLIESKVDYNKAQNLILTSVILIIGVSGAKVHIGAAELKGMALATIVGIGLSLIFKLISVLRPEEVVLDAEDADTPQQ
- a CDS encoding DnaA inactivator Hda, with the translated sequence MNTPAQLSLPLYLPDDETFASFWPGDNASLLAALQNVLRQEHSGYIYLWSREGAGRSHLLHAACAELSQRGDAVGYVPLDKRTWFVPEVLDGMEQLSLVCIDNIECVAGDELWEMAIFDLYNRILESGKTRLLITGDRPPRQLNLGLPDLASRLDWGQIYKLQPLSDEDKLQALQLRARLRGFELPEDVGRFLLKRLDREMRTLFMTLDQLDHASITAQRKLTIPFVKEILKL
- the arsC gene encoding arsenate reductase (glutaredoxin) (This arsenate reductase requires both glutathione and glutaredoxin to convert arsenate to arsenite, after which the efflux transporter formed by ArsA and ArsB can extrude the arsenite from the cell, providing resistance.); translation: MSEAVKIYHNPRCSKSRETLSLLQANGVEPEVVLYLETPADAATLRQLLQMLGMTSARELMRQKEDLYKELNLADEKLTEDDLIQAMVENPKLMERPIVVANGQARIGRPPEQVLDIIR